From the genome of Pseudomonas yamanorum, one region includes:
- the paaZ gene encoding phenylacetic acid degradation bifunctional protein PaaZ, protein MPHAPTLQSFIAGRWIGHHGAQVLRSAIDGHELARTHEERPDFAEAIEHGRRQGVSGLMALDFQQRAQRLKAIALYLSERKEQLYALSHHSGATRADSWIDIEGGNSTLFTYASLGSRELPSGNIVHEGPAMQLSKLGSFAGTHILVPRGGLVVHINAFNFPIWGMLEKFAPSFLAGMPCIVKPASATSYLTEAVVRLMDESGLLPPGSLQLVIGSTGDLLDRLQGQDVVTFTGSADTAAKLRVNPNLIRNSVPFNAEADSLNCAILAPDVSPDDEEFELFIKEVAREMTTKAGQKCTAIRRAIVPAKHIDAVATRLRDRLKKVVVGDPSVEGVRMGALASHDQQKDVAERLESLLQSSDMLFGARDGFEPRGENVSQGAFFAPTLLQARDPHAEGGAHDIEAFGPVSTLMAYDDLDEALALAARGKGSLVASLITKDPQIAAKAVPVAAAWHGRLLVLDRESAAESTGHGSPLPQLKHGGPGRAGGGEELGGLRAVKHYLQRAAVQGSPTMLAAVTGEYVRGAKVIETEVHPFRRFFQDLQIGESLLTHRRTVTEADLVNFGCLSGDHFYMHFDDIAAKESQFGKRIAHGYFVLSAAAGLFVSPAPGPVLANYGLDTLRFINPVGIGDTIQARLTCKRKIDQGKKSPQGIPQGVVAWDVEVTNQLGELVASYDILTLVVKREE, encoded by the coding sequence ATGCCTCACGCCCCTACCCTGCAAAGTTTTATCGCTGGCCGCTGGATCGGCCACCACGGCGCCCAGGTGCTGCGCAGCGCCATTGACGGCCACGAGCTGGCACGCACTCACGAAGAGCGCCCGGACTTCGCCGAAGCCATCGAGCACGGGCGCCGCCAGGGGGTCAGCGGGCTGATGGCCCTGGATTTCCAGCAACGGGCCCAGCGCCTCAAGGCCATTGCGCTGTACCTGAGCGAGCGCAAGGAACAGCTCTACGCCCTTTCCCACCACAGCGGCGCAACCCGTGCCGACAGCTGGATCGATATCGAAGGCGGCAACAGCACGCTGTTTACCTACGCCAGCCTGGGCTCGCGGGAATTGCCGTCGGGCAATATCGTCCACGAAGGCCCGGCGATGCAGTTGAGCAAGCTCGGCAGCTTCGCCGGCACGCATATCCTGGTACCCCGTGGCGGCCTGGTGGTGCACATCAACGCGTTCAACTTCCCGATCTGGGGCATGCTGGAAAAATTCGCCCCGAGTTTCCTGGCGGGCATGCCATGCATCGTCAAGCCGGCCAGCGCGACCAGCTACCTGACCGAAGCCGTGGTGCGCCTGATGGACGAATCCGGCCTGCTGCCACCCGGCAGCCTGCAACTGGTGATCGGCAGCACCGGCGACCTGCTCGACCGCCTGCAAGGCCAGGACGTGGTGACCTTCACCGGCTCCGCCGACACCGCCGCCAAGCTGCGGGTCAACCCGAACCTGATCCGCAACTCGGTGCCGTTCAACGCCGAGGCCGACTCGCTGAACTGCGCAATCCTCGCCCCGGACGTGAGCCCGGACGACGAAGAGTTCGAGCTGTTCATCAAGGAAGTCGCCCGGGAAATGACCACCAAAGCCGGGCAGAAATGCACCGCCATTCGCCGCGCCATCGTGCCGGCCAAACATATCGACGCCGTTGCCACCCGCCTGCGGGACCGCCTGAAAAAAGTCGTGGTGGGTGACCCGTCGGTGGAAGGCGTGCGCATGGGCGCGCTGGCCTCCCACGACCAGCAGAAAGACGTGGCCGAACGCCTGGAAAGCCTGCTGCAGAGCAGCGATATGCTGTTCGGCGCCCGCGACGGCTTTGAACCCCGCGGTGAAAACGTCAGCCAGGGCGCGTTCTTCGCCCCGACCCTGCTGCAAGCCCGCGACCCGCATGCGGAAGGCGGCGCCCACGACATCGAGGCCTTCGGCCCGGTCAGCACGCTGATGGCCTACGACGACCTCGACGAAGCCCTGGCCCTGGCCGCACGCGGTAAAGGCAGCCTCGTCGCGAGCCTGATCACCAAAGACCCGCAGATCGCTGCCAAAGCCGTCCCGGTGGCTGCCGCGTGGCACGGCCGCCTGCTGGTGCTCGACCGTGAATCCGCCGCCGAATCCACCGGCCACGGCTCGCCCCTGCCGCAACTCAAACACGGCGGCCCGGGCCGTGCCGGTGGCGGCGAAGAACTCGGCGGCTTGCGCGCCGTGAAACACTACCTGCAACGCGCAGCCGTACAGGGCTCACCGACCATGCTGGCGGCGGTCACCGGCGAGTACGTACGCGGCGCCAAGGTCATCGAGACCGAAGTGCACCCGTTCCGCCGCTTCTTCCAGGACCTGCAGATTGGCGAATCGCTGCTGACCCACCGGCGCACCGTCACCGAGGCCGACCTGGTGAACTTCGGCTGCCTGTCGGGCGATCACTTCTACATGCACTTCGACGACATCGCCGCCAAGGAGTCGCAATTCGGCAAGCGCATCGCCCATGGTTACTTTGTGCTGTCGGCGGCGGCCGGGCTGTTTGTGTCCCCGGCACCGGGGCCGGTGCTGGCGAACTACGGGCTGGACACCCTGCGGTTTATCAACCCGGTGGGCATTGGCGACACCATCCAGGCGCGGCTGACCTGCAAGCGCAAGATCGACCAGGGCAAGAAGAGCCCGCAGGGCATTCCGCAGGGCGTGGTGGCGTGGGATGTGGAGGTGACCAACCAGCTGGGTGAGCTGGTGGCCAGTTATGACATCTTGACGTTGGTGGTGAAGCGCGAGGAGTGA
- a CDS encoding cation acetate symporter, giving the protein MSRLVAWFLLPLALATDLAVAADGASRPLNWNAIGMFLVFVLFTLGVTRWAALRTRSASDFYTAGGGMSGFQNGLAIAGDMISAASFLGISAMMFLNGYDGLLYALGVLAGWPIILFLIAERLRNLGKYTFADVVSYRLEQTPVRLTSAFGTLTVALMYLVAQMVGAGKLIELLFGIDYLYAVMLVGVLMVFYVTFGGMLATTWVQIIKAVMLLFGTTFMAFMVLKHFGFSTEAMFAGATAVHAKGSAIMAPGGLLSNPIDAISLGLGMMFGTAGLPHILMRFFTVSDAKEARKSVFYATGFIGYFYLLLIIVGFGAIVMVGTDPSFRDANGAIIGGGNMIAVHLAQAVGGNLFLGFISAVAFATILAVVAGLALSGASAVSHDLYACVIRKGQASEQQEIRVSRIATLCIGVLAIILGLLFESQNIAFLSGLVLAIAASVNFPVLFLSMYWRGLTTRGAVTGSLAGLVSAIVLLVLSPAVWVNVLHYDKALFPYSNPALFSMSLAFFSAWVFSVTDRSPRAAVERGRYLAQFIRSMTGIGAAGASKH; this is encoded by the coding sequence ATGAGCCGGCTGGTAGCGTGGTTTCTCCTGCCGCTGGCATTGGCCACGGACCTTGCAGTCGCCGCCGACGGCGCATCCCGGCCACTGAACTGGAACGCCATCGGCATGTTCCTGGTGTTCGTGCTGTTCACCCTCGGCGTCACGCGCTGGGCCGCCCTGCGCACCCGTTCCGCCAGTGACTTCTACACTGCCGGCGGCGGCATGAGCGGCTTCCAGAATGGCCTGGCGATTGCCGGCGACATGATCTCGGCAGCGTCATTCCTCGGCATCTCGGCGATGATGTTCCTCAACGGCTATGACGGCCTGCTCTACGCCCTGGGCGTGTTGGCCGGCTGGCCGATCATCCTGTTCCTGATCGCCGAGCGCCTGCGCAACCTGGGCAAATACACGTTTGCCGATGTGGTGTCCTACCGCCTGGAGCAGACCCCGGTGCGCCTGACTTCGGCCTTCGGCACCCTGACCGTGGCGCTGATGTATCTGGTGGCGCAGATGGTCGGCGCCGGCAAGCTGATCGAGCTGCTGTTCGGCATCGACTACCTGTACGCGGTGATGCTGGTGGGCGTGCTGATGGTGTTCTACGTGACCTTCGGCGGCATGCTCGCCACCACTTGGGTGCAGATCATCAAAGCGGTGATGTTGCTGTTCGGCACCACCTTCATGGCCTTCATGGTGCTCAAGCATTTCGGCTTCAGCACCGAGGCAATGTTCGCCGGTGCTACCGCCGTGCATGCCAAGGGCAGCGCGATCATGGCGCCGGGCGGCTTGCTGTCGAACCCGATCGATGCGATTTCCCTGGGGCTGGGCATGATGTTCGGCACCGCCGGGCTGCCGCATATCCTGATGCGCTTCTTTACCGTCAGTGACGCCAAGGAAGCGCGCAAGAGCGTGTTCTACGCCACCGGTTTCATTGGCTACTTCTACCTGCTGCTGATCATCGTCGGCTTCGGCGCTATCGTGATGGTGGGTACTGACCCAAGCTTCCGGGATGCCAACGGCGCGATCATCGGCGGCGGCAACATGATCGCCGTGCACCTGGCACAGGCTGTGGGCGGCAACCTGTTCCTCGGATTCATTTCGGCGGTGGCCTTCGCGACCATCCTGGCCGTGGTCGCCGGGCTGGCATTGTCCGGCGCGTCGGCGGTGTCCCACGACCTGTATGCCTGCGTGATCCGCAAGGGCCAGGCCAGCGAGCAGCAGGAAATCCGCGTGTCGCGCATCGCCACGCTGTGCATCGGCGTGCTGGCGATCATCCTCGGCCTGCTGTTTGAGTCGCAGAACATTGCATTCCTTTCCGGCCTGGTATTGGCGATCGCCGCCTCGGTGAATTTCCCGGTGCTGTTCCTCTCGATGTACTGGAGGGGCCTGACCACCCGTGGCGCGGTGACCGGCAGCCTGGCGGGACTGGTCTCGGCCATTGTGCTGCTGGTGTTGAGCCCGGCGGTGTGGGTCAACGTGCTGCATTACGACAAGGCGCTGTTTCCTTATTCCAACCCGGCCCTGTTTTCCATGAGCCTGGCGTTTTTCAGCGCCTGGGTCTTTTCCGTCACCGACCGCTCGCCCCGCGCCGCCGTTGAGCGCGGGCGTTACCTGGCGCAGTTCATTCGCTCCATGACCGGCATTGGTGCCGCAGGCGCCAGCAAACACTAA
- a CDS encoding DUF485 domain-containing protein, with protein sequence MTPDDIERIRRHPDFIQLVRRKQNLYWSLSLIMLVIYFGFVLLVAFSPATLGQSLSGGVTTVGMLVGVVIVLLAFALTGFYVYRANHVIDPLNDKLKQECTA encoded by the coding sequence ATGACCCCCGACGATATCGAACGCATCCGTCGACATCCCGATTTCATCCAGTTGGTACGCCGCAAACAGAACCTGTACTGGTCGCTGTCACTGATCATGCTGGTGATCTATTTCGGGTTTGTGCTGTTGGTGGCGTTCTCCCCGGCTACCCTCGGGCAGTCGTTGAGCGGCGGCGTGACCACCGTGGGCATGCTGGTGGGTGTGGTGATTGTGCTGCTGGCGTTCGCGCTGACCGGCTTTTATGTGTACCGCGCCAACCATGTGATCGACCCGCTGAACGACAAGCTCAAGCAGGAGTGCACAGCATGA